ACATTCATACATTACATTGTGAATGACCTCAAACAAGTACCCAAAAGAGTAACACGACCCTAGCAGCCAACCGACCAACCATATCCATATTTTATCAGGACAAGTAGCTCACTGCATATTCATCCGCTTGTTATGACCTGTGATAAAACCTGATCCTGATCCAGATAACTGTATCAACTGTCCATGTGGACTAGGATATTTGCTTCTAAGGTTGCATAAGTCTCAAAAGTTTGATTGCATTTGTACCATGAGAGGATTCCATTTGTAGCATGATTTAATATCAGTATAGTTAACATCAGTATCTATGCTTTGCCTCATCATCCAATTTTGTGCTCAGGTTCCTTCTGATATCCCAGAAGCAGACCACCAGTCTGGGACAGAGGTATGCTGTTGCCTTTTCTTGTTTCCATTTCAAAACTTACACTTTCCGAGTCAATTATACGGGCAACCTGCTATTCTAATCCTTCGGTTAGACTCCAAGGAGCAGTCTATGGAGGAAATAGTTGTATGAGTTGGAAGAAATAATTGTCTTACGAAAAAGATTTATTTGGCTCTACGTACAAAACTCAGTAATTGTTTGCTGAATGATGCAAAGGTTGAGGAGGATCCTCGTTCATCATCTtccaaaatgatcaattttgagCTGTCCAATGGTCAACCCTATGGTCCTCACGTTCCGGCAACAGGAGAAGATGACGAGTATGTGGAATACCAGCTTGATGACCCGACAGGCTTTCCATGCActgtggaagaggaagaaaaggtgTTTTAACGTGTTCTCTCGTGTTATTTCCAAATTGAAAACTAGATGTACTGACCATCTACATTGGatattcagatgttgatggaaGCCGTCATGATGTCCTTAAAGGACCTGGAGATGAGACATTACAGTGAAAATGATCCACTGCCCGACACGAGCATTGAATCGTTCGGGTCTTCACAGAAAGATGGTCAGGCTACTACTTCCACTACGGAGCAGTCTGAGGCCTCGAAAACTGATTCCATTTCCACCTCCGCATCAGAAATCAATGGTCAAAATCACACGTTTGATGCATTTCCTGATACGAGTACACCATCGAGCAGTCCGTCATGTGACAATCCACCCGCTGCAATTCAATCTGATACAAATTCGTTGTCAAAAAATCTGCTCGAAAATGCTCAACAAGTGACGGAATTAGGTGTCGAGAAGGCTTCTTCTGTTGGTACAGAAGGTCCAACAAGTGTCCAGAGTCCATTGGATACAGATATGTCAGGCAACACGAGAGCTACTCTGACTGTTGTTCGGAGTCCTTCCAGCAACATCATGGACGGTTTGATGCGTCGTTGGGACTTCAGCCTCTTCAGGAACAATCGGTGAAGTGGAgtcgaaccttttttttttttttttgattgggTTTGTGCACATTCCATAAGCATCTTCTTGATTGTTGGCATTGTTTTGTAACTACCAAGTAACAGAGGATGTAGGGCTGTAAAGATTTATAGGaaagtacaaagaaaaaaaggtggggAAGGAAGTGTTGTACATACATGTATGATGTTGCATTCCATCAATTAACTAGTGATGGGTTGATAGAGAGAGTGAGAAACCTTGTATTTGTTTATCGATTGGATTCCTTAGGGGACCTTGACAATGCTTAACATTCCGGCAGGGTGGGGTATAACTAACCctcttttcttatgttttcctTGAATGCCAACAACCCGATGAGATAAACGATCACAGTGCAGATGCATGGTAGCTCATGTTTGAAACAAAGCTCATACTATGAGATCAAGTCTAGTCTGTTTCTTCCTTCTCCGGACGATGCCGCCCTTATAGTACTTGGTTGATCTGAGCAATATTCGGTTTCGAGTGGCAGATAATTGCCGAGACCCAGTTCCACGTGGATCGGGGTAATGGCAATGATTGATTACGTGAGTTCCCTGAGCGCACCGTGAAATCCTGTTGTTGCGATTGCACCTGATTCATAAACCATGATCAAGGGTGATATTTGCCCTTTTGAACTTCGCCAGGCTTCTGCAATATATGAACCTCCACTAGCGCCTGTCAATTTACTCGCACCTGCAATACATGAAATGTGCTGCAGCAAATGCTAGGATTTGACCCTCCTGCAAACTAGGATCTTAGGATTAGGGAAGCGCAATATGTTTCCGGGGCGAAACTTATAGTGTTAGGACAGCTTCCGCGAATGTTTTCACTTACCGGACTTTATCCAGTCATGCCTCGAAGGCAGAATGCTCCGGTTCGAGGAACATTCTGCTGCATTATGGGAGCAGAAATTGGAGTGTCAACTTCGCGAGGAACGCTCAGAAAGAACTTTTCCTGGACATTCTGTGCTATGCAATAGGAAGCTACTGCAAACTGGACCACGGACGAAACGATCGGCAACGCCCACCGCAGCGGCATGTCTGTGACATAATGGAAGACAAGCCCCTTGACACTGGCCTAGTAAGGTCAATCGATCAGGTCTAGCATAACTGCTTGCGAAGACAGGCCGTTACATGAGACAGCATCTGTGTAAAGTGGAATCTGCAACGGTTCTCAGAGGAAACGTCTTCTTTACAGGGGTTGACACTCCCTAGTTGTACTGTAAAGACTACTTATCTTTGGTTCTTGCTCATCAAATCCCAGTCTCTTTCCAGAAACAACCTTTTTCACCTTCAGAGACCCCAAGTTCACATAATTCAGTTCATCCTCCACAGAAGTCGAGCATTGCATGGCCGCTCATAGACACACTTTACAACATTTATCAAAAGCGATCCAAGCGGCGAAAGTAGGAGGAGACGAGCGCGAGCCTCACCATTGAGGAAGCTTGGAATCGACAGAAACCTTGCAGCCACAAACCTGACCCAGAGAACCAAAAGCTAGCTCAGATGACTATTCCTTACATTCACAACCAGCTGAAGGGTCATATAGACAGTAACATGACTACTAGAAGCTCCCATCTTGACAAGCAAAAATCCGTCTGACTCTCTTATTGGCGATCACCTTGACGGTTGGCGATGTGATCGGGAGGCCAAACTCATCGTAAGTTCTCCAATTTCTGCTGGCAAAGCTGCTCGACCACCCCGAATTCTTCTCTAAGACCTCTAATTTCACTCTCCATTTCAGTTCGCCTCACCAAAATGGCACCCATCTTTGCTCTCGTCACAACCATCTGATGCATCGTTTCTCTCATCATCGTCCGCCATCATGTCGGGAAGCTGAGCTTGTCCTAGGTTCTCAGACCGCAGCGCCGCTTGGCCCGCCCTCACTTCTTCTCTGAAACCCATGAACTCGTTCTCCACAGCCGTTTGTCTCGGCGAAAAACCATCAACCTTAGCACTCACACTGCAAGTATCTTATATCATATTTCTGATCATTCCCACCAAGTCGGGTCGTCGTTTAGCAGGATCGCGAGGTGATGGCAGAGTAAGATGTATTAGCTGCTTTACCAACTCAGTTAAGCCCAGCCAATGTGTCGAGAATTTCAATGTATTGAATCATTTAATCAACCATACTTAGAAAACAAGATCAACATGTTgccaacaaaagaaagaatctcCTCCTCTCATTTGTATATACTTGGGTATTTACATAGTTCAATCTCTCTCACTGGAATTCAGCCCTCCGCCAAAAGCTTCAATGCCAGCTCCACCAAGGAGTGAATGGTCATGTGGTGCCGGCTCACGCCGACCGTGCCGGAGAAGATGTTGAAGCTCTCGACCTCCGACGTGGTCTCCAGCACGTGCTCCAGCTCTCTCTCCATCTCGAGATCCTTGAAAGTGAGCACGTTCGTCTCTTTGTCCGTCATCATCCAGATCGCCAGCTCTATGGCAAACCGCCGTATCCTCGGGACCTTGATCGGCGGGTACCGGTACTTCCTCAGGATCTGGACGAGGGTGTCAGCCAGCTCGGTCTCTCGTATTCCAGCCCTCTCGAACACGGCGCTCGACTCCTCGCTCGTCATGTATTTGAAGACTTGGGATGCTAGTCCGATCATCACCTCTTGCGGCTTGTTCTCTTCGGACATTATTGCCTTCAGAACCTGAATTCGGGCACAACTTCGTGagcaaaattaattaaaataatttttattattttagttgaaaaaagaaaacttggatAATGGAAGTTGACCGCGACCAAGAAGACGCTCACCGTGGGTGCGGCGGCGGTGGCCCCCCTGAGCTTCTCGAAGCAGCCGTCGCCGCCGAACGCACACAAGTTCCTCAAAATCCTCGCCGCGTTCACCCTCAGCAGCTGCGCGTCCAGCGCCCCCACAAGCCTCTCCAGCGCGCCCAGCTTCAACACCCTCCGGCAGTTGCTCTCGCTCTCCAGCACCAGCATCGCCATCGCCTCCCCCGCCGCCACCCTCGCCCTCctcccttcctcctcctcctcctccgcccctCTCGCCTCTTCCCCGCCGCCGTCGAGGAAGATCCTCAGCAGCTCCTTCAGCAGGCCGCCCGTCCCCCCGATCCGCTCCGTCGCGTCCTCCTCCAGCGCCAGGCTGGTCAGGATCTCGATCCCCAGCCTCTGCATCGACGGGTACCTCTCGCCGTGCCGGAGGATCTCCCGGATGTTCCCGATCGCGAACACGATCTCCGATATCTCCCGCCGGAGCTGCTTCCCGGTCGCCCCCGCCGTGCTCGCCAGTATCCTCACCACCTGGAGCGACCGCTTCACGGTGAGGACCCGCGAACTCGCGACGCTCGCGTCCCTCAAAACCCTCTCGTCGGCGTGCGTGAGGTCGATGATCTTCGGCAACAGCCCTCTCGTGTTCCCAATTTTGCCGCAATTGTCGTGGTCCCGCGCTAATTTCTTCAGTATTAGAAGTCCAAGGTGGTTGAATGTGTCGAATCCGTAGCTCGCGTGGCCGTCGGAAGCGGCGGACAATGAGACGACCCTCTTCTCCGCGATCTCGTCCGGCGAGGCGGTGGAGGACCTGCTTGTCTCCAGGAGCGACGAGATCGATTCCATCGCGCCGGCGATTCCGGCTACCCGGAGCGCGTTCCGCTTCTTCCCAGCGAGTTTCGATAGTATTTCTGCAGACGACCACCTGATTTCCTCCTCCTGCGGGTCCTTCCAGTTCAGCATCTCGACGAGCCGCTCGATCACGGATATATTGGTCCCGATCTTGCGGAGGGTGTCGTCGGAGAACCGGCTGTTCGTCGCGAACTGGCAGAGGATCCTCACCCCAATGAGCTGCTCGTCCGGGGAGTTCGAGTCGAGCAGCTCTGTGGAGAAGGTGATCATGTCCATTCCCAACCCATCAAAGATGCTCCCGTTGACGCACCGCGAGTAGGAGTCGTAGAAGAAGCGCCGGACCGCTATCAGGCCGGATTTCTTTAGTTCACACTCTCGGGTAACCTCCTCAAGGAGCTTGCAGAAGCTCACCTTCAACTCCCAGTAGGCCTTCTCCATCAGGAACAGCAGGGCTTCAGCCAGGGCCAGCGAGTAGAAGATGGTCAGGGCGGCTTTTCGGTTTCGCTTGTCGGTGTCGCCTTTCGCGACTTCGCCATAGTTGTGCTTGATGAGCTTCATTAGGGAAAGGACCACGCAGGCCGTTGCCGATAGGAGCTGAAGCCAGTAGAGCAGTTTGCTCACATTCCTGGAGAGGAACACCCATTTGCCGTAAGGTAGGAACGGGACGTCGGAGGACGTCCACATCCGAGTTGGTTTACGGTGGATGCCATTGGTGTTCGGTGACCCTGCAATTTGTGCCGCTATCTCCCTGCTCTGCTGGCTCCTCTTCTGAACCGCGGACGAAATGGGGCGAAAAACGGCCTTCAAGCTCTTGACCAGAGAGTGGGAACTCGACTTGAGTGCTCGGAAGCTGTTGATGCCCACGCCGGCGATAGACCAAGTGGCCTGGTGTTGCCACTCCAGCTCGTGGCTGCGGCTGAAAATCCGTGTCCCCTCGATCAGCAGTATGATGGTGATGAACCAGAAGTCGGTTTTATCCAGAGTGATGGCGAACCCACCGAGGAGGACCACGGTCGCCCAGATGAACCCAAGAGTCCCTAGGCCGGTCGCGGCCTTCTCGAACACTGCGAGGCGAAGGGCAAACAGCGTGAGTTTCTTCTCCGGCGCGTGGAATGCCGCCGGCTTCGCCGGAGAAACGGATTCCCCATTGCTGCTGTCTCTCTTCTCGATGCTGCTCCGCGGCTCGAAGATGGTGGTGCCCGAGCTGCAAGCGTCGCCGAGCCTGCAAAGCTCGGAAATCTGCAACTTGACGCTGCCTTCGCTCTCCAGCGAACCGTGCTGATCCATATGACCAGCTTAATGTAGCGTCCTGGAAACGAAAATGCTCGATTCCAAGACAAAATGGACAGAGAAGGATCGATCGATTAACACAGTCGGCGAATGTACGAGTTCGGCTTCGCGAAGTCAATAGCCGGTTTGAGCTTTGACACACAAAGGAGCAAGTGCGTTGGAGCTCTTATAACGCACAGGAGATTGAGAGAATGAGCTTAGGAGGCACGTTTGTGGCGTGGAGGGAAAGAGTAACCTCAAGTGCCTTGTGCTTCCGTGACTTTTCCCAGGAAGTTATGTCTGTTGCTTATCCCTCCCTCTTCTTGGCCGACAATCTTCCTCCGCCCTTTCCCTTTCGTTTCCTCGTCCGACCTGGGCATACAAACATTCGATAGACTCGATTTACGGATGACGATCGACTCGATTTACGGATGATGCGTAGGCGAAGGCCGATCGCCGCCGATGCGGAAGCTGCGTGGAACTTGTGCTTTCGGAGCTAGAATTGTCATCGGTCGTTGGGGTTGAGTCCACACAATGACTTCTCTTACACGAGAATGTTCCCAGTTAGATTCATCGACAGTGATTGCGACCTTTTTCACTTTAAGCGGGGCGGCGGCGATGCTTTCCTTTTGTGGTTCCAATTTCACGGGAACGAGGAGTACCAGAAGACCCGACAGGGAAACGTGGGAGTTCTCGAAACGAGCTTTATGTGCACCAAACTGATAAATCAAATTGGTTTAGCACACACAAGGAAGAGACTAATAGGCTTTGGATATCATGCAAATCCCACGGTCGATCCTTATTGCATTACATACTCAATTTTTAGATTATGTAATACAATCCCTGAGTTTCACGTGATCCTCGCGCAAATCGTGGGCCGACCTGGGTTCCGATACCGATGGAGGCAAGGATGCGGTCTTCGACCGTAGTAGTTCATCTTCGGGATGATGCGGGTTCCATTCTGAGTCAAGACCTTGCGCATGCGGCGGCTCGGCACTGCTCGAGCACCGATAGTTTTCGAGGCGATGCGAGGTTTCAAGATTAACTAGAaagacaaattatcaaaataaaacCCCATGTCCGAGGGCTCAAACATGgggaaattaattaaaaaaaaatcttaaacatattgtaattgtgtcaattcaatcctaaacctttcaagcGTGCCAATTGATCATAAAATTTCCACTCCTTACCAATTGAGTCCGTCCAGCCAATTTTCATTGGAAATCGGTGTTGGGTAAATGCTGGCTCTCCTCCCGTTGCACGGTGGACGTTGATGTagatatttttcataataacacgggaatattttttttttgaatttttcgataaTTACGTTTGATTTGTGGCTTTGGGTCCATCTTGCCATGCGTTTACTTTTCCTAGTGTTCAATTCAAACCCTAATCAACCCTGATGAAGATAAAACTGAGATTTTTCTTGTCCAGCTAATTAAGGAGTTCCTGCGACGAAATAGTCAGCCTCCATCAATCTAAAGATCACGTAACTTTGCATGCAAACCGCAGCTCATGAATCGGTCATTATTTTAGTGAACAAAAtcaagaatttcaagaggaatgtCAAAGGCCCACGGCCACTTGGGAAATTTTGACTCTTTGTTTCTTGCTTGTCGTCACTTGTCAATGAAAGGAAATTGTCATGTTGTGTGTAATTAGGGCGAATTAGCTGGGGGTCAAGTCTTTGCTTTCGGATGAAAAACGTGTCAAGAAAATCCATTTGAGTTTTCTTGTGTGAAGCTAAAGGTTCTATAAATGGGGCCCAAATTGCTCGAGCCCCACTCCCTATCCCTTCGGGCACAAGAAATGAAAACCCTATTCAACCATGATTCTAgaattctcttctcttttttctttttcttttttcttgtttgattATTCATTTTCGAGAAAATTGTTTCTCGGGATTTGGGCGACGGAAAGATACCTAATCGACGGAATGTATTCCCTGTAAATTTAAAACAACAAGcccatatttggaaaaaaaaaacgatttttttttttcggcaagAAGGAAATCGCTTTCCCGGAACTCTTGTTTCTTATGTTCTCCACTCtcttgttgaagttgttgttgtcccacatcgccttACAATAAATGTTatatactctttatattcatgcggTCTTCCTCCACCTCATAGCCTgagcttttggattggactttctaacgtCTCTATCCCTCcttaacttttttctttcttttcttttatcgtCTAACATCTTTATCCCTcgtcaactttttcttttctttcttttcttttgtcccgTAAGTCTCCCCCATGTTCCCAATAAATCTTGTCTACCATCTCCTGAATATTCTTCATTAATGCTCCTATTCTTCTGCATCCCCAAAGCACGACCATATATATCGCATTTTATATATATGATTTCATAGTTTCTTTCTTAATTGGTTTTGTAATTCTTTTCATTCCGATGGATTACAGAATGAACAAAGAAGATATCTGCTCCGATTTGCTAGTCATTACATCGGCAGTTTTAGCGATACAAGCTACCTTTCGCTAACTCGCTTATTACCAAGTGCCACAAAAACCAATTTTCCAACTCGTTTTCGGCACCAATAAGCACCGAAAAATAGTTTATTTTCATCTGAAATTAACCTTTTAGCGACAATAAATTTCCGGCGAAATAAATAGACCCACTGCTCCTAGATTATAAAATCCAAATGATGCCCCCTAATTTTTCCTCGAAGGAGGTCTATTCCTGAAATGTGATGCTTTACGAGATATTGGACATTACATTTCCATAGTAAAGTCAAAATCTCTTCTTCCCCTGAAAAGTGAGGCTTTGGACCGGAAAGGTTGCTTTTGCGTGTGGTGATTATGACCAGTCGAGGGATTCCATCTTATCTGCACcacttttctctttcccttccaaggaaaaatcccaaaaaaaaaatatagaaagaaagaaaaacaattcacaaaatcgatcgatctaGCTTGGTAGTCGCCGCTTGCAAATTTTGTACGCAACATTCATTTATTGCCAAATTTGATGGGCTTTTTGCCAAGGTGATACAGATTCCAGAACCGTCCATAAAGGTCcttaatagagagagagagagagagagagagagagagagagagcgcgcgaaCCAGCAAGCGAGCTTGAGCCATGCGCCGAGGGTCGACAATGGGACTGATGGCGGTGAGTGAAAATGCGACGACACCGGGGACGACAATGGTGGTAATGGCCGGCATGGTAGAGCCGCCAACCgcggtggaggaggaggttttgatttaaaatcaattttaattgaacTACGCTCAGACATCATCAGTTATTGATACCTTTTGTTGAGGAGGTGGCATCTCGTCAGAAAATAAGGGACAATTCACCTCGAGCTGATTTCAGAAAGTCTACGTTATAATTGCGCAGAAACAAAGTTTAGGGTTTACGAAGTTCATGGACTGCTTatattagattttgaagaaaatagaACTGTTATGCTTTGTTGAAAAGACTTTGTGAAATATTCTTAAGATATTCCACAAATATATCATCGCATCTTATATACTTAATCTACTAAGTGTTTATATTCTGATAGAAACAGGTTTCATGGACAAAGGCGGATCCTTCCAAGATACTTATGACAAGATATATTCTAGAACTTCAAGCAACTctcattatttttataaatttattctTAATTGTATATTAAGAAAATATCCCTCACTAACGATCAATAATCTAATTTGGTATTTCGTTCCTAAGTTATAATGATTGACCAACAATCTAAAAGATATTCTCATGACTTTTCATTGAagaaatcttgattgattgacaatTACCCCATAGATAATTTCATTTATTAGAAGCTTGATTTATGAGttcaaggatttgattgtatagGCGAACAAATCTCTTAAATCTCGGATGTCTTCAACATCAACGTTTAAGTGATTCTTATTCATCAATCTGGCTACTTTCAAAGATTAATCCTCGGTGTGGTTCCATCCAACAAGAAGTTTGGGTGACAAGGAGTATGTAATGAGCACAAGGTTTAAAGAGAATTAAGAGAGATCGGAATATCACCATCCATATTCAAGAGAGCTATACTTATTTTCAATTGTCTATTCGAGCTTAtaagtgagattttgtgaggGGTATAATATAGAGAGCCTTGATAAAGGTAGTACTCGCTTTTGTTGAAATGCTTGTGTTCAAGTAATCACATTTATATTATTCGGTGGAATCCAGTATACTATTAATGTGGGAGAGTGGATATAGACTTTACCAAAAGTCGAACCACAATAATATGTTGTGCGTTGTCTTATATTCTCTTACTCACATCTATTTACAGTATGATAGAAGCACACTACACAATTCTGTTCACTACACTTGCTtcttttaaacttgaaaattttatttccgTATTATTTTACCAAGTTTGAttataatcacctattcacccctctaGATGATAGTGTTAACAAACCAAAGATATGACTTAACTCTAATTGATGTTTCGGCGCTCTCAATATCTCTCCTAGCCTCCCCTCCCCGCTCCCCCCctcttcgtcgtcttcttccttctaTGCTCTCGTTCTTCTGTTGAGTTCTCCCAATTCGTTCTTGTTCTTTGACTCTTCAACCTCTGCATCACAAAATGTCTGAGTTCGCGAGTTGCAcgaaaaaaatcaggaaaagtTATCTCCTCCAAGAATCTGAAAGTCGAAAGCATTAGAAGTCCTATCTTCGAAGCTACCCTCAAAGTTTGCTTAAAGAATTCTTTGACTGTGAAAGAACTAAGCGCTTTCTATCCAGTGGCTAGTTTTAGGGTGTATACAGCAAGGCCAACGAGAAGTTTGGCTACAAGCAATGTAGCTACCAATGCGTGGCGCCTTCTTGCGAACCCTTTTATCACACAACTGCAACTGCCGACACTGGATTTAGTCCCGGGGAGCCATTGCTATTGCTAGAGTACCGACACAGGTCGCCGAATGAAACCAAAAGTTTACTGTGGAGTGTAAAATCCTCCATAGTAGTGCTCAACACAGTGGGTTCAACTGCAGTCGGCCACATAGAGCTGATCCTAACTACATGGCTCATATCAACTCCTAccgaaaagaagtaaaaaatctaACCCTGAAACATAATGGTCAACAGAAGCAAACATAACCAAAAGCTTCATCAGGTAAGAGTTCCTGGCACAGAAGTAACATACGTTTGCCAATACCTACCGACAGCCCTTGTCTTGTTTAACGTTGAGGCAACACGTATATAATGGATGAGCTAAGCGGTTGAGCATGTGGCCGGAATATCCCCAGTCTAAAATCAAATAACCCTTGCAACttggacaaaagtaaaaccTCAAAATGCAAGACCGACCGTCACCTCATAGCGTCCTCTGGGCAAACGTCCCAGTAGCGTGGGCATCAGGGTGACAGGGAGGAGAGCTGGATTTATATCATGGGATACCCCAAGGCTTTGGGGATAAAAGAGCTAaccaaaccaaaaaacaaaatgaaacccATCATCATACATCATGTCGAAGAGAAGATGGTTCATGCAAGACAAACGCAAAGCCAAAAATAAGATGAACAGCAAGCAAATACAAAAATTGAACATAACCGCGGGCATGACATAAAACGTCTCAAAGGACCAAGCAATCGTACGTGTTACAGAATGCTGTCGAACTAACTATCAAAATCTTGCTGCTACCGCAGACATAATAGGGAAGAActtgggggggaggggaggggggtggGGAAGGAGGGAAGAAAGCTAACCACAAGTAAAGAGATTCAGGTTTAGCAACAGTAGTTCATTGATGCTGTGCCCTGAGGAATCCTGGAGGCTCTTCAATAACTTCCACAATCATTTAGGAGTTCATCatgatgattttctttcttattctcATGCTCTTCATTGACCAATGACACCATTAAAAAAACTGCAGTTATATATGATTTCACAAGAAAGATACCTCTCTTTCCATATATTACATAAGCTGAAAAATAAGCTTGGCCTGTTCTAATTCAAGATTCCATTCCGCAACTTCCTCTAGAATCTGAACGAGTCATATGAGAATAATGGAACTCCAGTGAAAGCTTATCGACCTTCGGCATCTTATCCTGTTAAATATATCACAGACGTTTTCCATAAAAGCTCCCATAAGCTAACTGCCAAACAGCAGATGAACGTCTTGATAAGAAAGACATGGGATTTTTAAGCTTGCAGTAACAAATGAAGCTAATCGATGTTCCCTATATCACGGCAGCCTTTTGTTTAACTTTGGCTTTCTCTGCATCGATGATGGACTCCACCAATTTCACAGCATTCTCTAGCTGTCCTTCTTCATTCACGACAACATAGTCAAATTTATTAACATGTCTGACCTCCTCACGTGCCGTCGCTATTCTGACAAGAAGCGATTC
The genomic region above belongs to Rhodamnia argentea isolate NSW1041297 chromosome 6, ASM2092103v1, whole genome shotgun sequence and contains:
- the LOC115744913 gene encoding uncharacterized protein LOC115744913, which gives rise to MDQHGSLESEGSVKLQISELCRLGDACSSGTTIFEPRSSIEKRDSSNGESVSPAKPAAFHAPEKKLTLFALRLAVFEKAATGLGTLGFIWATVVLLGGFAITLDKTDFWFITIILLIEGTRIFSRSHELEWQHQATWSIAGVGINSFRALKSSSHSLVKSLKAVFRPISSAVQKRSQQSREIAAQIAGSPNTNGIHRKPTRMWTSSDVPFLPYGKWVFLSRNVSKLLYWLQLLSATACVVLSLMKLIKHNYGEVAKGDTDKRNRKAALTIFYSLALAEALLFLMEKAYWELKVSFCKLLEEVTRECELKKSGLIAVRRFFYDSYSRCVNGSIFDGLGMDMITFSTELLDSNSPDEQLIGVRILCQFATNSRFSDDTLRKIGTNISVIERLVEMLNWKDPQEEEIRWSSAEILSKLAGKKRNALRVAGIAGAMESISSLLETSRSSTASPDEIAEKRVVSLSAASDGHASYGFDTFNHLGLLILKKLARDHDNCGKIGNTRGLLPKIIDLTHADERVLRDASVASSRVLTVKRSLQVVRILASTAGATGKQLRREISEIVFAIGNIREILRHGERYPSMQRLGIEILTSLALEEDATERIGGTGGLLKELLRIFLDGGGEEARGAEEEEEEGRRARVAAGEAMAMLVLESESNCRRVLKLGALERLVGALDAQLLRVNAARILRNLCAFGGDGCFEKLRGATAAAPTVLKAIMSEENKPQEVMIGLASQVFKYMTSEESSAVFERAGIRETELADTLVQILRKYRYPPIKVPRIRRFAIELAIWMMTDKETNVLTFKDLEMERELEHVLETTSEVESFNIFSGTVGVSRHHMTIHSLVELALKLLAEG